A stretch of DNA from Mesorhizobium onobrychidis:
CCTCAGTGGCGAAAAGTCTCCGGCGCTCGCCAAGGCAAGCAGCCCTGGCGCAACAGGATTCAGGTCAGCGTTTCGCGGCAAAGGCGCTATTTTTTCTTCCTGGTCTTGCGCGACGCCACTTCCGCCGGCGACTTGAACAGATCGGTCGCGGCCTCGGCGGTAACGTCGGCTTTCGGCGCGGCGGCCGGCTTGGCCGGCTTTGCGGCGGCAGCGGATGCCGCCGGCTGGTCCTTGGCGGAAAATTTTATGGCCATATCAATCCTCGTCGGAGAAACGCGATGATGGCGCATTCGGGTTGCGAAGGCGGCCGATCAGCGCCGAGACCGCGGTGATGTTCATTTCCTCGGGCGACCAGTTCCTGGCCTCCTCGATGTGCCGGGGCGCCAGCTCGCGATGCGTGCTGCCGCTATAGGCGGCATCCTGATGGGTGACGCGCTCAAGGGTCTTGGCATTTTCGCGGACATACTCGATCAGATAGTTCGGGCATTCGGAGCGGCCACGCACGCCGAGCCTGACCTGGGCATCGCCATGGGCGCGCCTGCAGCGCTCGAGCTTTTCGAGCACGCGCCGGACATATTCGACCGGCTTGTCGAGCTCTCCTACGACATCGGCGATGGTCGAATCGGCGGCGATCGCCTTTTGCGGGACGCGCTTCGTGGCCATCAGCGTTTGCCCACGCGCTTCGGCGCGGCGGCAAGCGCGGCGGCGGCAGCCATATCGTCGGCTTCCTTTTCCAGGCGCAGCTCGCGCAGCCGCGCGGTCTTGGCTTCCCGGGCCTGGCTGACGGCATCCTGCTCGGAAATGATTCGGTTGAGCGACATGGACTGGGTCTGGGCCTTGCTGAAGACGGATTCGGCCTGGTCGCGGGATTTCTTTGAGGTGGCGGTCAAGGTCTTTCTCCCGGTTCGGAGCATGATGCCGCAAAATGGCGAGACCGGTCTTTCGACCAGGACCACGCACAAAGCAATACGGCAGTCGGATTCAAATTGCTGTGCATCCTTAACACGTTCAAGCGAACGCGCGGTGCTCTTTTCGAACTTTTGAGGCGCCCCAAATGCAAAAGGTCAGGCATTGCCTGACCTCCGCTGAAGCGCTGCGCGTCCAGTTGAACGCGCTGACACTTCTCATCTGCGCATGATCCTTTCCGGAAACTGATGTTTCCCGGGTCATGCGCGGAATTCGCCATTCACCGGTGCCGGTACATCCGCGGTCACCGGCGAGGCTGAATTCCGTTTTAGGCCGCCTTCAACTGATCGGCGGACATCTTGCCCGACTTGTTGTCGCGGACCATCTCGTAGCCGAGCTTCTGGCCCTCGACGATGTCGCGCATTCCGGCGCGCTCTACGGCCGAGAT
This window harbors:
- a CDS encoding cold-shock protein is translated as MSTGTVKWFNATKGFGFIQPDDGSADVFVHISAVERAGMRDIVEGQKLGYEMVRDNKSGKMSADQLKAA